The following proteins come from a genomic window of Candidatus Margulisiibacteriota bacterium:
- a CDS encoding ATP-binding protein: MLKMSKVEKRLNHHIGELIIEKNLIKEGDKIMVGLSGGKDSWTLVYFLKLFQEKAPVVFDLAVATLDVYYTPKQKEILVQGMKKMGIDYYIIENNIEQLIRSKLTVNTSKCSFCARLRRAYLYKAAQDIGYNKVALGHHLDDFLETFMMNILYHGRVKGMPAYIKAGNGINELIRPMLYCREEDILRFSREQHFPIVTCNCRENVKGEMQRKATKKLLAKLEKQNPGLKASILTSSKNVISNHLF, encoded by the coding sequence ATGCTTAAAATGTCTAAAGTTGAAAAACGTCTGAACCATCATATAGGTGAATTGATTATTGAAAAAAACCTGATTAAGGAAGGCGATAAAATAATGGTGGGGTTATCAGGTGGCAAGGACAGCTGGACCCTGGTTTATTTTTTGAAGCTTTTTCAGGAGAAAGCACCGGTAGTTTTTGATCTGGCTGTTGCTACTCTGGATGTTTATTATACTCCCAAACAAAAAGAAATTCTTGTTCAGGGCATGAAAAAGATGGGGATAGATTATTACATTATTGAAAATAATATTGAACAACTGATCCGTTCCAAGTTAACCGTAAATACCAGCAAATGCTCATTTTGCGCCAGACTGCGCCGGGCTTATCTTTATAAAGCCGCTCAGGATATAGGATACAATAAAGTTGCCCTGGGTCATCATCTGGACGATTTTTTGGAAACATTCATGATGAATATTCTCTATCATGGCCGGGTTAAGGGCATGCCTGCCTACATCAAAGCAGGTAATGGAATTAACGAGCTTATCCGTCCTATGCTTTATTGCCGGGAGGAAGACATCTTAAGATTTAGCAGGGAACAGCATTTTCCTATAGTTACCTGCAACTGTCGGGAGAATGTAAAAGGGGAAATGCAAAGAAAAGCTACCAAAAAACTGCTGGCCAAACTGGAAAAACAAAATCCGGGCTTAAAAGCAAGTATACTGACTTCTTCGAAAAATGTTATAAGCAATCATTTGTTTTAA